The Calditrichota bacterium genome segment TGAGACCATTCTTTCACAAGGTCGGGGATGGCAGAGATGCCTTCAAAATCTTGAAGGTGACCGCCTTTCCAGCGTCCCGTACCTGAAGCGCCCGGTCCTTCGAGAAGATCGGCCAGAAATGCGGAGAAACCGAGGACAAACCAGTTGCCAATATCGAATGGCTTGAATAGCGCTTTTACCATGTAATTCCATGCTCGAGACAGCGGCTCAAAAAACTGGATTTGCATTGCGTCTCCTGCTAGTTTGATGATTTTATTTTTAAAATTGGTTGTATCGCTATACGAAAATTTTGCTGGAAAAGTTGCCTTTTTTATTGTCGGCATAGAATCATTTTATTAAATATAGGACGAAATTTTGCCAAAGTCAATAAAAAACATGCAAAATAGTTCACTGAAAATTTCCCGGCGACAAAAGTTGGATCAATTTGCAGTTTGTGAAAAAATTCAGCCGGGGAATTACTTGAAAGATAAATTTTCTGAAACTAATTGAAAGGGCAAGTCGTTAAAATTCTTAATTCATTCTGCAAAAATTTAATTAGGATTGATGATGATATTATCTGACAAAACGCTTCGCGAATGGATTTCAACCGGAAAATTGGTCGTTGAGCCATTGGATGATATTCAAATTCAGCCGGCTTCGATCGACTTGCGGCTGGGAACCCACTATTTGAAAGTTGCCGAACATCGCAGCACCACGCTGGATTTGGTGAATAAGCCGGAATACGAAGAAATTGTCGCTGAGGAAGTAGTGATTCCGCCGCACGCATTTTTGCTGGCGACGACGCGGGAATATGTCAAATTACCGGATGATTTGACGGCTTTCGTCGAGGGAAGAAGTTCCATCGGCAGACTCGGTTTATTCATTCAAAACGCCGGCTGGGTGGATCCCGGTTTTGAAGGAGAAATTACCATCGAACTGTACAATGCGAACAGCTTGCCGATTAAATTGAAATCCGGCGTGAGAATTTGCCAGTTGGTTTTAGCAAAATTAGATCAGAGCGCGGCAAACCCATATCACGGCAAATATCAGGGACAACGCAATGCAACCGGCAGCCGCGTTCGCGAAGATCAGGATATTCGTAATTCGTAAGTGTACCCCACCTTCTCGCTGGAGTACACCTGTGTGTAACATTAATAAAATCATCAGATTAACAAGGACAAAATCATGGACAAGAAAAATGTCTTTTGGACAATCGCCTTAGTGCTCATTGCAATCAGTATCGTTGCCATTGTTTATTACGCTCCTGAAGAAAGGACAATGGGGATTGTCCAGAAAATTTTCTACTTTCATGTCTCATCTGCCTGGATCGGTTTTATGGCGTTTGGCATTGTTTTCGTCATGAGCATACTTTTTCTCTGGAAAAAGAATATTGAGTTTGACCTCTGGGCGTCCAGCGCCGCGGAAATCGGCGTAGTTTTTACGTCGTTAGTTCTACTTACAGGACCCTTCTGGGCAAAACCGGTCTGGAATACGTGGTGGACCTGGGACCCGCGCCTGACGACGACGCTGATTC includes the following:
- the dcd gene encoding dCTP deaminase; translated protein: MILSDKTLREWISTGKLVVEPLDDIQIQPASIDLRLGTHYLKVAEHRSTTLDLVNKPEYEEIVAEEVVIPPHAFLLATTREYVKLPDDLTAFVEGRSSIGRLGLFIQNAGWVDPGFEGEITIELYNANSLPIKLKSGVRICQLVLAKLDQSAANPYHGKYQGQRNATGSRVREDQDIRNS
- the ccsA gene encoding cytochrome c biogenesis protein CcsA, whose amino-acid sequence is MDKKNVFWTIALVLIAISIVAIVYYAPEERTMGIVQKIFYFHVSSAWIGFMAFGIVFVMSILFLWKKNIEFDLWASSAAEIGVVFTSLVLLTGPFWAKPVWNTWWTWDPRLTTTLILWLIYLGYLLLRQTIDSQEKAARISAVFGIIGFLDVPVVYMSIRWWRTLHPAHVMIMGGKNSGLNPKIFQTLMLSLVAFTFLFVTILLLRVGLEKAKLQLDQLKKQLQY